A single Anatilimnocola floriformis DNA region contains:
- a CDS encoding NIPSNAP family protein produces the protein MFRLPSTFLAGLVLLGLGVVSTLSATAQEKAVAARVYELRTYTTHPGRLPALNKRFADHTMKLFEKHGMKNEMYWVPTDPKLADNTLIYIISHESEEAAKKSWDAFRADPDWVKARDASEADGKIVLKVESVFMKKTDYSK, from the coding sequence ATGTTTCGCCTTCCATCAACCTTCCTCGCCGGCCTCGTTCTGCTGGGGCTCGGTGTCGTTTCGACTCTTTCCGCAACTGCCCAGGAGAAAGCCGTGGCTGCTCGAGTTTATGAACTTCGTACTTACACTACGCATCCCGGCCGGTTGCCTGCGCTGAACAAGCGTTTCGCCGATCACACAATGAAGCTGTTTGAAAAGCACGGCATGAAGAACGAAATGTACTGGGTGCCGACCGATCCGAAGCTGGCCGACAACACGCTGATCTACATCATCTCGCACGAGAGCGAAGAAGCCGCGAAGAAATCTTGGGATGCCTTCCGCGCCGATCCCGACTGGGTGAAGGCCCGCGACGCCTCGGAAGCCGACGGCAAGATCGTGCTGAAGGTCGAGTCGGTGTTTATGAAGAAGACGGATTACTCGAAGTAG
- a CDS encoding glycosyltransferase family 4 protein — translation MRVAHIITRMIVGGAQENTLFNCRDLIELYGDDVLLITGPSLGPEGDLLQQQHSNVPVKEIPSLCRAIDPRRDWASYFSIRRVLAEFQPDVVHTHSAKAGILGRLAAWSLKVPAIVHTVHGAPFYPYQPWLTRTFYRACEKFAAARCHALISVADAMTDQLVAAGVAPREKFTTISSGMDVEPFLKANETRPQVRHELGFADEDIVVGKIARLFELKGHNDVIAAAKTVVAANPRVKFVFIGDGVLRKSLEEQITAANLQRHFVFTGLVPPTTIPRYVGAMDLLVHASLREGLARALPQALIAGKPVVSYDVDGAREVTLPETGFLVKPRDVAGLAQSIIALAGDAELRTKLGRAGQGRFADQFRHETMTRQIRELYWRVLAK, via the coding sequence ATGCGAGTCGCACACATCATCACCCGCATGATCGTCGGCGGCGCACAAGAGAACACGCTCTTCAACTGCCGCGATCTGATCGAACTTTACGGCGACGACGTGCTGCTGATCACCGGGCCGTCGCTGGGGCCGGAAGGAGATTTGCTGCAACAACAGCACAGCAATGTTCCCGTGAAGGAGATCCCTTCGCTCTGCCGCGCGATTGATCCACGGCGAGATTGGGCCAGTTACTTTTCCATTCGCCGTGTGCTCGCAGAATTTCAACCCGACGTCGTCCACACGCACAGCGCGAAGGCCGGCATCCTCGGTCGCCTCGCTGCCTGGTCCCTCAAGGTACCGGCGATCGTTCACACTGTTCACGGCGCGCCGTTCTACCCTTATCAGCCGTGGCTAACGCGAACGTTCTATCGCGCTTGCGAAAAATTTGCGGCCGCGCGTTGTCACGCGCTGATTAGTGTTGCTGATGCCATGACCGATCAACTCGTCGCCGCGGGTGTCGCGCCGCGGGAGAAATTCACCACAATCAGCAGCGGCATGGACGTGGAGCCGTTTCTCAAGGCGAATGAAACTCGCCCACAAGTTCGTCACGAGTTGGGATTCGCTGACGAAGACATCGTCGTCGGCAAGATTGCCCGCCTGTTTGAACTCAAAGGTCACAACGATGTCATCGCCGCTGCCAAAACAGTCGTCGCTGCTAACCCGCGCGTGAAGTTTGTCTTCATCGGCGACGGCGTTTTGCGCAAGTCACTCGAAGAGCAAATCACCGCCGCAAATCTGCAGCGGCATTTCGTGTTCACCGGTCTCGTGCCACCGACGACGATTCCGCGGTACGTCGGCGCGATGGACCTGCTGGTCCACGCCAGCCTGCGTGAAGGCTTGGCCCGTGCGCTTCCGCAGGCACTCATCGCCGGCAAGCCAGTTGTTAGCTACGACGTCGACGGTGCTCGCGAAGTGACGTTGCCGGAAACAGGCTTCCTTGTGAAGCCGCGCGACGTTGCGGGCTTAGCGCAATCGATCATCGCGCTCGCGGGCGACGCCGAGTTGCGAACCAAGCTCGGCAGGGCAGGGCAGGGGAGGTTCGCCGATCAGTTCCGGCATGAAACGATGACGCGGCAGATACGCGAGTTGTATTGGCGAGTTCTTGCGAAGTAG
- the truA gene encoding tRNA pseudouridine(38-40) synthase TruA — MPNFKLTIAYDGTDFGGWQWQPNSRTIQAELEKAIERITQQKVRCTASGRTDAGVHALGQVVSVKIDTQLSCEVLRKGINAELPDDIIVCQMQHAPDDFHAIRDAARKRYRYVVQDGRLRDIFARGFVWHVRQALDDAVMAEAAKSLVGTHDFKSYQSTGSMRLTTERTIYDLLVERREAELTSRVVIEVEANGFLYNMVRNIVGTLVQIGKGLAPISFTAEALAARDRRAAGMTAPPQGLFLIGVEYDGADDPNVVHPTHTPEELAAAEQLDE, encoded by the coding sequence ATGCCCAACTTCAAACTCACCATCGCCTACGACGGCACGGACTTTGGTGGTTGGCAGTGGCAACCCAACTCACGCACGATCCAAGCCGAGCTCGAGAAAGCGATCGAGAGGATCACGCAGCAAAAAGTTCGCTGCACTGCGAGCGGCCGAACCGATGCTGGCGTGCATGCGCTCGGCCAGGTCGTGAGTGTGAAGATCGACACGCAGCTGTCGTGCGAAGTGCTGCGGAAGGGAATCAACGCGGAATTGCCCGACGATATTATCGTCTGCCAAATGCAACACGCTCCGGATGACTTTCACGCGATTCGCGATGCGGCCCGCAAGCGTTATCGCTATGTCGTGCAAGATGGTCGGCTGCGCGATATTTTCGCTCGCGGCTTTGTCTGGCACGTGCGGCAAGCGCTCGATGACGCCGTGATGGCCGAAGCTGCCAAGTCACTTGTCGGCACGCATGATTTCAAAAGCTACCAGTCGACGGGCTCGATGCGGTTGACGACCGAGCGAACCATTTATGATCTGCTCGTTGAACGCCGCGAAGCCGAACTCACCAGCCGCGTGGTGATCGAGGTCGAAGCCAACGGTTTTCTCTACAACATGGTCCGCAATATCGTCGGCACGCTCGTGCAGATCGGCAAAGGCCTGGCGCCGATCAGTTTCACTGCCGAGGCCCTCGCAGCCCGAGATCGGCGAGCAGCCGGCATGACCGCGCCGCCGCAAGGACTGTTTCTTATCGGTGTCGAATACGACGGCGCCGATGATCCGAATGTCGTTCATCCCACACACACGCCGGAAGAACTCGCGGCGGCTGAACAGCTGGACGAATAA
- the asd gene encoding aspartate-semialdehyde dehydrogenase, translating to MKRVVGMVGWRGMVGSVLMQRMQDEKDFAEVEPVFFSTSAAGGAGPKVGGKETGPLQSASSIDALKKMDVIITCQGGDWTNEIYPQLKAAGWNGYWIDAASALRMKDDAVIILDPVNDHVIKDAMAKGVKNYVGGNCTVSLMLMGLQGLFKAGLVEWITSMTYQAASGAGAQNMRELLNQMAVASGSVKELLADPASSILEIDRRVSEVIRSGEYPTKNFGVPLAGSLIPWIDKDLGNGQSKEEWKGQAETNKILGLTGEKVIPVEGLCVRISAMRCHSQALTIKLTKDAPVNEIEGMLAAANQWAKVVPNERERSIRELTPATISGTLNVPVGRLRKLELEPGAKGRYLSAFTCGDQLLWGAAEPLRRMLRIIVGK from the coding sequence GTGAAACGCGTTGTCGGGATGGTCGGTTGGCGGGGTATGGTAGGTTCGGTCCTGATGCAGCGGATGCAGGACGAAAAGGATTTTGCCGAAGTTGAGCCGGTGTTTTTCAGCACGTCGGCAGCGGGCGGAGCGGGTCCGAAGGTGGGCGGCAAAGAGACGGGCCCGCTGCAGAGCGCCAGCAGCATCGACGCTCTCAAGAAAATGGACGTCATCATCACCTGCCAGGGTGGCGACTGGACGAACGAAATCTATCCGCAACTAAAAGCCGCCGGCTGGAACGGCTACTGGATCGATGCCGCCTCGGCCCTCCGCATGAAGGACGATGCAGTCATCATTCTCGATCCCGTCAACGATCACGTCATCAAAGACGCGATGGCGAAGGGCGTGAAGAACTACGTCGGTGGCAACTGCACCGTCAGCCTGATGCTGATGGGTTTGCAGGGCTTGTTCAAAGCCGGGCTGGTCGAGTGGATCACCAGCATGACGTATCAAGCCGCATCGGGCGCTGGTGCGCAGAACATGCGCGAGCTCCTCAATCAAATGGCCGTTGCCAGCGGCAGCGTGAAAGAACTCCTCGCCGATCCGGCTTCGAGCATTCTGGAAATTGATCGCCGAGTGAGCGAAGTGATCCGCAGTGGCGAATACCCCACGAAGAACTTCGGCGTGCCGCTCGCTGGCAGCCTCATTCCTTGGATCGACAAAGATCTCGGCAACGGTCAAAGCAAAGAAGAATGGAAGGGCCAAGCCGAAACGAACAAGATCCTTGGTTTGACTGGCGAGAAGGTGATTCCTGTCGAAGGCCTGTGCGTTCGCATCAGCGCGATGCGTTGCCACAGCCAGGCCCTCACGATCAAGCTCACCAAAGACGCACCGGTGAACGAAATCGAAGGAATGCTCGCCGCGGCCAACCAATGGGCCAAGGTCGTGCCGAACGAACGCGAACGCTCGATTCGCGAACTGACTCCCGCCACGATCAGCGGCACGCTGAATGTGCCGGTTGGCCGCCTCCGCAAGCTGGAACTCGAACCCGGCGCAAAGGGCCGTTACCTCTCGGCCTTCACCTGCGGCGATCAGCTCCTCTGGGGTGCTGCCGAACCGCTGCGCCGCATGCTGCGGATCATCGTCGGGAAGTAA
- a CDS encoding NINE protein: MNQVSAKPTPIYIGPSNTHSVAVGYLCWLFGFLGMHRFYYGKRWTGTLWFFTLGLLGVGWLIDLFLIPSMDRQADRKYVEGPLDYNVAWLLLVFFGALGIHRFYMGKWLTGLLWMCTGGLLLVGWLYDLWTLNEQVSKRNGEMVR, encoded by the coding sequence ATGAACCAAGTCTCTGCCAAGCCCACTCCGATCTACATCGGCCCCAGCAACACGCACTCCGTCGCCGTCGGCTATCTTTGCTGGCTGTTTGGTTTTCTCGGCATGCACCGCTTCTATTACGGCAAGCGGTGGACGGGCACGCTCTGGTTTTTCACGCTAGGGTTGCTCGGGGTCGGTTGGCTCATCGACCTGTTTCTGATTCCTTCGATGGATCGTCAGGCCGACCGCAAATACGTCGAAGGGCCGCTCGATTACAACGTGGCCTGGTTGCTGCTGGTATTTTTCGGCGCGCTGGGCATTCATCGCTTCTACATGGGCAAATGGCTGACGGGCCTGCTGTGGATGTGCACCGGCGGCTTGCTCCTCGTCGGCTGGCTGTACGACCTGTGGACGCTGAATGAGCAAGTGAGTAAGCGGAATGGGGAGATGGTGCGATAG
- a CDS encoding 2-phosphosulfolactate phosphatase, whose protein sequence is MPVNVRSVSVHLLPDLVEPQQLAGKTAVVIDVLRATTTIVTALDSGAREVLPCLEIADARAKAAAAENPLLGGERSGLKIEGFQLGNSPAEYDARTVRDRSVIFTTTNGTRAMMRCKLAKRVLVAAFVNLSAVCRELASEHEIEIVCAGTDGHVTREDTLLAGAIVDDLSRATDLPLKTNDQADIAADAWRSAIGQMTGSSILSQALRASRGGRNLIEIGHENDIDLAAQIDKFDLVAELDLQTWRITGR, encoded by the coding sequence ATGCCTGTCAACGTTCGCTCCGTTTCTGTCCATCTACTTCCTGATCTCGTCGAGCCGCAGCAACTGGCCGGCAAAACAGCCGTCGTCATTGATGTGCTCCGTGCGACAACGACGATCGTAACCGCGCTTGATTCCGGCGCGCGCGAAGTTCTGCCGTGTCTGGAAATCGCCGACGCCCGCGCAAAAGCGGCCGCCGCCGAAAACCCGCTCCTCGGTGGTGAAAGGAGCGGGTTGAAGATCGAAGGGTTTCAGCTCGGCAATTCGCCTGCCGAGTATGACGCCCGCACCGTGCGCGATCGCTCGGTGATTTTCACCACCACCAACGGCACGCGGGCGATGATGCGTTGCAAACTAGCGAAGCGCGTGCTGGTCGCGGCCTTCGTCAATCTCTCTGCCGTTTGCCGAGAATTGGCGAGCGAACACGAAATTGAAATCGTCTGCGCCGGAACCGACGGCCACGTGACGCGCGAAGATACCCTGCTCGCCGGTGCGATTGTCGACGACCTCTCCCGCGCAACCGATCTTCCGTTGAAAACCAACGATCAGGCCGACATCGCCGCCGATGCCTGGCGTTCCGCCATCGGTCAAATGACCGGCTCTTCCATCCTCAGCCAGGCCCTTCGCGCCTCGCGCGGCGGCCGCAACCTGATCGAGATTGGCCACGAAAACGACATCGACCTCGCAGCGCAAATTGACAAGTTCGACTTGGTAGCGGAGTTGGATTTGCAGACATGGCGAATCACGGGGAGGTAG
- a CDS encoding diacylglycerol/lipid kinase family protein, with translation MTQSVDKLQILWNPKAGPQERNAASLAQIKSEHGEQVCVHVTDSEEHSAQLTKQLIEQGARRIAAAGGDGVINVVADAILRANRPDVTLAVLPSGTGNDYARSLGLPLSPVEVMSSAITDSPATLDVFELQGNPDLSRFGVNMLAGGNTGEYTRQLTDEVKQQWGAFCFLRGAFGVLQNLEVFPLELQFDDGPPLQVNALNLFVANGRCAGAGLPVAPNALLNDGWLDVVVVLEGTAVQLAQLALTYVVGDPREHELIVARRVRRLTVRSEKTMAWAVDGQEFSASELTATIHPARLPVIVGPTNPAVTAQA, from the coding sequence ATGACTCAATCCGTCGACAAACTGCAGATCCTGTGGAACCCTAAAGCCGGCCCCCAAGAACGCAACGCCGCCTCGCTTGCACAAATCAAGAGTGAGCACGGCGAGCAAGTGTGCGTGCATGTCACCGATTCAGAAGAGCATTCGGCGCAACTCACGAAGCAGTTGATTGAGCAAGGCGCCCGCCGAATCGCTGCAGCCGGCGGCGATGGCGTGATCAACGTCGTTGCCGATGCGATCCTCCGGGCGAATCGTCCTGATGTAACGCTGGCCGTTCTGCCATCCGGAACCGGCAACGATTACGCGCGCTCGCTCGGTCTGCCGTTGTCGCCTGTCGAAGTCATGAGCAGCGCGATTACAGATTCACCGGCGACGCTCGACGTTTTTGAGCTGCAAGGAAATCCAGACCTGTCGCGGTTCGGCGTGAACATGCTCGCTGGCGGCAACACAGGTGAATACACCCGGCAACTCACCGACGAAGTGAAGCAGCAGTGGGGCGCCTTCTGCTTTCTTCGCGGTGCCTTCGGAGTACTTCAGAACCTCGAGGTCTTTCCGCTTGAATTGCAGTTCGATGACGGGCCGCCGCTCCAGGTCAACGCGCTCAATCTTTTCGTAGCCAATGGCCGCTGTGCCGGTGCAGGCTTGCCCGTCGCGCCCAATGCACTTCTCAACGACGGCTGGCTCGATGTAGTGGTGGTTCTCGAGGGAACCGCAGTGCAACTTGCACAGCTGGCGCTCACTTACGTGGTCGGTGATCCGCGCGAGCACGAGCTGATCGTCGCACGCCGCGTCCGACGACTGACAGTCCGCTCGGAGAAAACAATGGCCTGGGCTGTCGACGGACAGGAGTTTAGCGCGAGCGAGTTAACGGCTACGATTCATCCAGCACGGCTCCCTGTCATTGTGGGGCCGACCAACCCAGCTGTCACCGCCCAAGCGTAG
- a CDS encoding HlyD family secretion protein has product MTRKFILIIVPVIALSMLVFGMIHIISAEQQLPKTKPPHTPARNPYGNSIAASGLVEPQSENISIGSPLSGVLLDVFIPSDKVGQQVTKGTPLFRVDDRQLKAQYAWQQASLQAAESQLAKLAAMPRKEDLPPAEARVQAAEAKARLWLDQANRAKKLYAANAVQEEEYRTKVSQYDEAQAQAMTAAAELAELKAGAWEPDKQIARAAIEQAKAQLAITQTEIDRCLVRAPVDGQILQVSIRPGEYVSAPPDKSLIVLGDLTRLRVRVEIDEQDIPRFSSGMPAQAYARGNNAKAIPLQFVRVEPYVVPKRSLTGDNTERVDTRVLQVIYEIGKSEQTLFVGQQMDIFLDAKEPAAEARPLVNATGM; this is encoded by the coding sequence ATGACTCGCAAATTCATCCTGATCATCGTTCCCGTCATTGCGCTGTCGATGCTGGTCTTCGGCATGATTCATATCATCAGCGCCGAGCAGCAACTGCCGAAAACCAAACCGCCGCACACACCGGCCCGCAATCCGTACGGCAATTCGATTGCCGCCTCGGGCCTGGTCGAGCCGCAGTCGGAAAACATTTCGATCGGTTCGCCACTGTCCGGCGTATTGCTTGATGTCTTCATTCCGTCCGATAAAGTCGGTCAGCAAGTGACGAAGGGAACTCCTCTCTTCCGCGTTGACGATCGTCAGCTCAAGGCACAATACGCCTGGCAACAGGCCAGTCTGCAAGCAGCCGAGTCGCAACTTGCCAAGCTCGCGGCCATGCCGCGCAAAGAAGATCTGCCACCCGCCGAAGCTCGCGTGCAAGCTGCTGAAGCCAAGGCGCGGCTGTGGCTTGACCAGGCGAACCGCGCGAAGAAGCTCTATGCCGCGAACGCCGTGCAAGAAGAGGAGTATCGCACAAAGGTCAGCCAGTACGACGAAGCGCAAGCTCAAGCGATGACTGCCGCCGCCGAACTGGCCGAGCTCAAAGCCGGCGCCTGGGAACCCGACAAGCAAATCGCGCGCGCTGCCATCGAACAAGCCAAGGCTCAGCTCGCGATCACGCAGACCGAAATCGATCGCTGCCTCGTGCGAGCTCCGGTCGATGGCCAGATTCTGCAGGTCAGCATTCGTCCCGGCGAATACGTTTCTGCCCCGCCCGATAAATCGTTGATCGTCCTCGGCGATCTCACGCGACTGCGTGTGCGAGTCGAGATCGATGAACAGGATATCCCGCGTTTCTCCTCGGGCATGCCGGCCCAAGCTTATGCCCGCGGCAACAACGCGAAAGCCATCCCGCTGCAGTTTGTTCGCGTCGAACCCTACGTGGTTCCCAAGCGGTCACTCACTGGCGATAACACCGAGCGAGTCGATACGCGCGTGTTGCAAGTGATCTACGAAATCGGCAAGTCGGAGCAAACGCTGTTCGTCGGTCAGCAGATGGACATTTTCCTTGATGCGAAGGAACCTGCCGCCGAAGCCCGACCGCTGGTCAACGCCACTGGCATGTAA
- a CDS encoding ABC transporter ATP-binding protein → MSNADNVAVNCRRVTKEFGTGDTRVFALRGVDLQVNYGEMTLLVGPSGCGKTTLISIIAGLLNPSDGEVSLLGQNLKDLRGGRLVNFRAKNIGFVFQQYNLLPALSAAENAAVPLIINGEYRHTAIKRANEVLDEVGLASRAAALPSQLSGGQQQRVAIARALIHQPRLLVCDEPTAALDAQSGQTVMQLITRVAVQPDRAVVVVTHDSRVYRYGDRIVQMVDGRVEKIEVGKQPEGRLETAGVSG, encoded by the coding sequence ATGTCGAACGCAGACAACGTCGCTGTAAACTGCCGCCGCGTGACGAAGGAATTCGGCACCGGAGATACTCGCGTGTTCGCGCTCCGCGGAGTTGACCTGCAGGTGAACTACGGCGAGATGACGCTGCTCGTCGGGCCGTCGGGCTGCGGCAAAACGACGTTGATTTCGATCATCGCCGGCTTGCTCAACCCAAGCGACGGCGAAGTTTCGCTGCTGGGCCAGAATCTGAAAGACCTGCGCGGTGGTCGATTGGTGAACTTCCGCGCGAAGAACATCGGCTTTGTGTTTCAGCAATACAATTTGCTCCCGGCGCTAAGCGCCGCGGAGAACGCCGCCGTGCCGTTGATCATCAACGGCGAATATCGTCACACGGCAATCAAGCGAGCGAACGAGGTGCTCGATGAAGTCGGCCTGGCGAGCCGCGCAGCGGCCCTTCCTTCGCAACTCTCCGGCGGGCAGCAACAGCGTGTCGCCATCGCGCGAGCGCTGATTCATCAGCCTCGCTTGCTTGTGTGCGATGAACCAACGGCGGCTCTCGATGCACAATCGGGGCAAACCGTCATGCAACTGATCACACGAGTAGCCGTGCAGCCCGATCGCGCGGTGGTGGTCGTCACACACGACAGCCGCGTCTATCGCTACGGCGATCGCATTGTGCAAATGGTGGATGGCCGCGTCGAGAAAATTGAAGTTGGCAAACAACCCGAAGGCCGGCTCGAAACCGCCGGCGTTAGTGGCTAG